The following proteins are encoded in a genomic region of Liolophura sinensis isolate JHLJ2023 chromosome 7, CUHK_Ljap_v2, whole genome shotgun sequence:
- the LOC135471334 gene encoding mesoderm-specific transcript homolog protein-like produces the protein MLVGFLVFKYLTHPPPDLSRELRTWMNSGEFYDFHGFKIFFIDRKGSGVGGTLVALHGFPTFSYDWTKILPGLEKQFSRVILIDCLGFGLSDKPTQHNYSIFEQADVIEGLLASLHVKDAHLISHDYGDTVAQEMVARFNERETKDGLGILSLCMLNGGVFTETSHPRPLQLLLLRPWLGPILAGLVPYHLYKHGFSEIFGPNTQPTSDEFWEFWTGIRYNRGERVLYRILQYIPERYANEERWVGALQSTVVPVHMIYGPADPVNPPEFVTHYRKVMPNPSISVLPGTIGHYPQWEAPGAVLKSYVKFITGLPKH, from the exons ATGCTGGTAGGATTTCTTGTATTTAAATACCTGACGCATCCACCACCTGACCTCTCACGTGAGCTAAGAACATGGATGAATTCTGGAGAATTCTATGATTTCCATGggtttaaaatattcttcatag ACAGAAAGGGGTCTGGAGTAGGCGGAACTCTCGTTGCATTACACGGTTTCCCGACTTTCAGCTACGACTGGACAAAG ATATTACCTGGCCTGGAGAAGCAGTTCAGTAGAGTAATACTCATAGATTGCCTGGGATTTGGATTAAGCGATAAGCCG ACCCAGCACAATTACTCAATTTTCGAACAAGCGGATGTTATAGAAGGTCTTCTCGCGTCTCTCCATGTTAAAGATGCTCACCTTATATCCCACGACTATGGCGACACCGTGGCTCAGGAGATGGTAGCTAG ATTTAATGAGCGAGAGACAAAAGATGGACTTGGAATTTTGTCGCTGTGTATGTTAAACGGTG GTGTCTTTACTGAAACCTCACACCCAAGACCTCTTCAGCTA CTTCTATTGCGACCGTGGCTAGGACCGATTCTTGCCGGCTTGGTTCCGTATCATTTGTATAAACACGG ATTTAGTGAAATCTTCGGACCGAATACTCAACCTACCTCTGATGAATTCTGGGAGTTCTGGACGGGAATCCGATACAATCGTGGGGAGAGAGTCCTTTACAG GATTTTACAGTATATTCCAGAGCGTTATGCAAATGAGGAACGATGGGTCGGGGCTTTGCAAAGTACAGTTGTTCCAG TTCATATGATATACGGGCCCGCAGATCCAGTGAATCCACCCGAGTTTGTTAcacattacag gaaAGTAATGCCAAACCCCAGTATATCCGTCCTGCCTGGAACCATTGGTCACTATCCACAATGGGAAGCCCCAGGCGCTGTTCTGAAATCCTACGTTAAGTTCATAACCGGCTTGCCTAAACATTGA